A segment of the Marinobacter arenosus genome:
CCGAGGAAATTAAACTCAAATGAGCAGGCAACAAGGGGGACACCCAGCGTCGTGCCTTTCATCGCCACCAGCGCGTCTTTCTCGCCGGTAGTTTTTTGAGCGTGGGACAATCGATCCTTGTAGCGCTTGCTGTCCTTGAACTTCAACCGGTCCCAAGGCTCCAGCTCTGCAGCAATTTCTTCCCGACCATCGGAATCGAGGAATACGTCAAGACGGCGTCTGGCGCTCACTCGAAGATGGTGGTTACACTTTGGACAAACATCGAGATTCTTCTCAAGTTCCGGCTTGTAGAGAAAGGCGCCACACTTGGGGCATTTTTTCCACAAGCCCTCGGGAACACCAGTTCTCTGCTTGGATTCCGAGCGAATCTTGCTCGGCATGATCTTGTCCAGCCAGTTACTCATGATTTCATCCTGTCCTGTGATGCCTGTCGGCCCGGCCCCCTATTCAGGAGCCCAGGCTATCCAGCGCTTCGCGCATCGGGTGGAGCAGATCCTTCAGTGCCTGCTTCAGCTCGTCGGTATCTGCCTGATTTCTGGCTATTGTATCGACCAGAACGCTGCCAACAATTACACCATCGGATACCTGACCCACCGCTGCAGCTGTTTTTGCGTCACGAATACCGAAACCCACACCTACTGGAAGAGCTGTGAGCTCATGAATGTGGGCCACCTTGGTAGCCACTTCCTCCACGTTGATCTTGGCGGCCCCGGTGACTCCCTTGAATGAAACATAGTACACATAGCCGGAGGAGTGCTCGCTGATTGCACGAATCCGGTCGTCGGTTGTGGTTGGCGCCAGCAGAAAGATGGCGTCCAGTTTGCGCTCAGTGAACAGAGGCGCGACATCATCCGCCTCTTCCGGGGGCAGATCGACGGTCAGTATTCCATCAACGCCCGCATCGACAGCGGCATCGGCAAAGGCTTCGTACCCCATTGCCTCCATCGGGTTGAGGTAGCCCATCAACACCACCGGGGTTTCGCTGTCTTTGGTCCTGAATGCCTTGACCATAGCCAACACCTGGCGCAAGGACGTGCCGTGCTTGAGGGCTCGCTCACAGGCCAGCTGAATGACCGGGCCATCGGCCATGGGGTCAGAGAATGGCACGCCCAACTCGATAATGTCGGCACCTGCTTCCACCAACGTGTGCATCAGATCCACAGTCACATCGGGATGGGGGTCTCCGGCAGTAATGTAGGGAATCAGTGCCTTGCGACCTTGTCCTTTGAGGGTTTTCAGGACCCCTTCAATTCGGCTCATGCCTGCTCCTGTTGATTCTTCAGATCTCGATGCCTTCTAACTTGGCAACCGTGTTTATGTCTTTATCACCCCGGCCGGATACGTTGATCACGACGGTTTGATCCTTGTCCATGGTTGCAGCGAGCTTGATGGCGTAAGCCACG
Coding sequences within it:
- the trpA gene encoding tryptophan synthase subunit alpha, which gives rise to MSRIEGVLKTLKGQGRKALIPYITAGDPHPDVTVDLMHTLVEAGADIIELGVPFSDPMADGPVIQLACERALKHGTSLRQVLAMVKAFRTKDSETPVVLMGYLNPMEAMGYEAFADAAVDAGVDGILTVDLPPEEADDVAPLFTERKLDAIFLLAPTTTDDRIRAISEHSSGYVYYVSFKGVTGAAKINVEEVATKVAHIHELTALPVGVGFGIRDAKTAAAVGQVSDGVIVGSVLVDTIARNQADTDELKQALKDLLHPMREALDSLGS